From Roseibium alexandrii DFL-11, the proteins below share one genomic window:
- a CDS encoding glutamate synthase-related protein, which produces MKARAVAKWSELPDRDPQYALVEDVDLVVVRFDETVSVMYGRCLHRGALMSDGYVDGDNLICGVHYWDYRIDTGVSEYNNSEVLKKFTSWVESDEVRVDAEEIAAWAKDNPQPFQRDDYLGLYADTSHGTEEEPYTKLIQGYAKHGLSKTGHHGVVDAMGVPRVELPDWDDIQILTAQLQRFPLLDDDPVGTDVVIGPNAQKPLHLKIPLFVSDMSFGALSEPAKIALARGAELAGTGICSGEGGMLPEEQQACSRYFYELASGRFGFDWEKLNKVQAFHFKGGQGAKTGTGGHLPGSKVQGKIAEVRGLNEGESAISPPRFPDWTVCEQVRDFADEVRSRTGGIPIGYKLSAQHIEKDIDAALEIGVDYIILDGRGGGTGAAPIIFRDNISVPTIPALARARRHLDKVGRNDVSLVITGGLRKPADFVKAMALGADAIAVSNAAMQAIGCIAMRACHTNNCPVGIATQKPHLVNRLVIEKSARQLANFFEASVELMQVMARACGYSHLNQFNQHDLTTWRREMANLSGVTYGGVA; this is translated from the coding sequence ATGAAAGCACGCGCCGTCGCCAAATGGAGTGAATTGCCGGACCGGGATCCACAGTACGCGCTCGTTGAAGATGTCGATCTGGTGGTCGTTCGCTTTGATGAGACGGTGTCAGTGATGTACGGGCGGTGTCTTCACCGCGGGGCGCTGATGTCCGACGGCTATGTGGATGGAGACAACCTTATTTGCGGCGTTCACTACTGGGACTACCGCATTGATACGGGCGTTTCTGAATACAACAATTCGGAAGTCTTGAAGAAATTCACCAGCTGGGTCGAAAGCGATGAAGTGCGGGTGGATGCGGAGGAGATCGCAGCTTGGGCCAAAGACAATCCGCAGCCGTTCCAGCGGGATGACTATCTCGGGCTTTACGCCGATACATCTCATGGCACTGAGGAAGAGCCCTATACCAAACTCATTCAGGGGTATGCCAAACACGGTCTTTCCAAGACCGGTCATCACGGCGTGGTGGACGCGATGGGTGTACCGCGTGTGGAGCTGCCGGATTGGGACGACATCCAGATCCTGACGGCACAATTGCAGCGCTTCCCGCTGCTCGATGATGATCCGGTCGGAACAGATGTTGTCATCGGGCCGAATGCGCAAAAGCCGCTTCACCTGAAGATCCCGCTTTTTGTCTCGGACATGAGCTTCGGCGCCTTGTCCGAACCGGCAAAGATCGCGCTTGCGCGGGGTGCGGAGCTTGCTGGAACCGGCATCTGTTCCGGTGAAGGCGGAATGTTGCCGGAAGAACAGCAAGCTTGCTCGCGCTATTTCTATGAGCTGGCCTCCGGACGGTTCGGGTTCGACTGGGAGAAGCTGAATAAGGTCCAGGCATTCCACTTCAAGGGAGGCCAGGGCGCCAAGACCGGAACCGGCGGCCATTTGCCGGGGTCCAAGGTGCAGGGCAAGATTGCCGAGGTGCGGGGGCTGAATGAAGGGGAATCGGCGATCTCGCCGCCGCGCTTCCCCGACTGGACCGTTTGCGAACAAGTCCGGGATTTCGCCGATGAGGTGCGTAGCCGGACAGGTGGCATTCCGATTGGCTACAAGCTCTCCGCACAGCATATCGAAAAAGACATCGATGCGGCTCTGGAGATTGGGGTTGATTACATCATCCTGGATGGCCGCGGCGGGGGCACTGGAGCTGCGCCGATCATTTTCCGGGACAATATTTCCGTGCCGACAATCCCGGCGCTGGCGCGGGCCCGTCGGCATCTCGACAAGGTGGGCCGGAATGATGTTTCGCTGGTGATTACCGGAGGCCTCCGGAAGCCGGCGGATTTCGTGAAAGCGATGGCGCTGGGCGCGGATGCGATTGCCGTTTCCAACGCCGCAATGCAAGCAATCGGCTGCATCGCCATGCGCGCCTGTCATACCAACAATTGCCCTGTCGGGATCGCGACCCAGAAACCGCATCTGGTAAACCGGCTTGTGATCGAGAAATCCGCCCGCCAACTCGCCAACTTCTTCGAAGCATCGGTTGAGCTGATGCAGGTGATGGCGCGGGCCTGCGGCTATTCGCATTTGAACCAGTTCAATCAGCACGATCTCACAACGTGGAGACGGGAAATGGCGAACCTGTCGGGTGTTACTTACGGTGGTGTGGCCTGA